The Corallococcus exiguus genome has a window encoding:
- a CDS encoding SulP family inorganic anion transporter: protein MKRTAVTAVHVLNRFLPGVEQARTYERRWLRADLLAALTVGAMLIPQGLAYAQIVGVRPAAGLYAGVFAMLAYALFGPSRHLLLGPEAGAAILTATALGPMVAGGGPERLASLAALLALMVGGVSLLGGLCRAGALADFLSRPILIGYVNGAAFIIIGSQLARMLGLERRSNEFAGQLHEVAANVGHTHAPTLVLGLCIVVALVAMRRFLPRWPAPLVMVVLTSLVTWAFQLEHGGVKVVGPIAAEAPAFGLPSWRFEDVRTLLPAAFSIALVNYASSVLTGRIYADRFGYRLDTHQEFFGQAAANLLTGLTQGFPVTGSDSRTAVNASMKGRTQLVGVVAAVVVLVFSLFFTPLLAKLPLVTLGAIVIVAAVYLLEVKPILRLWRVRPVEAVLAVVTMLGVLFLGILQGILIAVALALVDLIRRAAHPHDAVLGEREGLPGWHDVEGHADAETIPGLVVYRFDAPLFFANARFLREQVHRLVADSRLPVQWFVLDASSVFDLDITAAESLETVRYELTDEGIVFAVAQARAPMRRVLKRSGLAARIGEDRLFPTVGAAVRAYLESRDDARTAVGGEPVSSPQVH, encoded by the coding sequence ATGAAGCGCACCGCGGTCACGGCCGTCCATGTCCTGAATCGGTTCCTCCCTGGCGTCGAGCAGGCGCGGACCTATGAGCGGCGGTGGCTGCGCGCGGACCTCCTGGCCGCGCTCACCGTGGGCGCGATGCTCATCCCCCAGGGGCTGGCCTACGCGCAGATTGTCGGCGTGCGCCCCGCGGCGGGCCTGTACGCGGGCGTCTTCGCGATGTTGGCCTATGCGCTGTTCGGTCCGTCGCGCCACCTGCTGCTGGGGCCGGAGGCAGGCGCGGCCATCCTCACCGCGACGGCGCTGGGCCCCATGGTGGCGGGCGGCGGGCCGGAGCGGCTGGCCTCCCTGGCGGCACTCCTCGCGTTGATGGTGGGCGGGGTGAGCCTCCTGGGCGGACTGTGCCGCGCGGGGGCGCTGGCGGACTTCCTGTCGCGGCCCATCCTCATCGGCTACGTCAACGGCGCGGCGTTCATCATCATCGGCAGCCAGCTGGCCCGGATGCTCGGGCTGGAGCGCAGGTCGAACGAGTTCGCGGGGCAGCTGCACGAGGTGGCGGCGAACGTGGGCCACACGCACGCGCCCACGCTGGTGTTGGGGCTGTGCATCGTCGTGGCGCTGGTGGCCATGCGCCGCTTCCTGCCGCGCTGGCCCGCGCCGCTGGTGATGGTGGTGCTCACCTCGCTGGTGACCTGGGCGTTCCAACTGGAGCACGGCGGCGTGAAGGTGGTGGGGCCCATCGCCGCGGAGGCGCCCGCCTTCGGCCTGCCCTCGTGGCGCTTCGAGGACGTGCGCACGCTCCTTCCGGCGGCCTTCAGCATCGCGCTGGTGAACTACGCCAGCTCCGTGCTCACGGGCCGCATCTACGCGGACCGCTTCGGCTACCGGCTGGACACCCATCAGGAGTTCTTCGGCCAGGCGGCGGCCAACCTGCTCACCGGCCTCACGCAGGGCTTCCCCGTGACGGGCAGCGACTCGCGCACGGCGGTCAACGCGTCCATGAAGGGACGCACGCAGCTGGTCGGCGTGGTCGCGGCCGTGGTGGTGCTGGTGTTCTCGCTGTTCTTCACGCCGCTGCTGGCGAAGCTGCCCCTGGTGACGCTGGGGGCCATCGTCATCGTCGCGGCGGTGTACCTGCTGGAGGTGAAGCCCATCCTCCGGCTCTGGCGCGTGCGTCCGGTGGAGGCGGTGCTCGCGGTGGTGACGATGCTGGGCGTGCTCTTCCTGGGCATCCTCCAGGGCATCCTCATCGCGGTGGCGCTGGCGCTGGTGGACCTCATCCGCCGCGCTGCGCACCCGCACGACGCCGTGCTGGGCGAGCGCGAGGGCCTGCCCGGCTGGCACGACGTGGAGGGCCACGCGGACGCGGAGACGATTCCTGGCCTCGTCGTCTACCGCTTCGACGCGCCCCTCTTCTTCGCCAACGCCCGCTTCCTGCGTGAACAGGTGCACCGGCTGGTGGCCGACTCGCGTCTCCCGGTGCAGTGGTTCGTGCTGGATGCGTCCTCCGTGTTCGACCTGGACATCACCGCCGCCGAGAGCCTGGAGACGGTTCGCTACGAGCTCACGGACGAAGGCATCGTCTTCGCGGTGGCCCAGGCGCGCGCGCCGATGCGCCGGGTGCTGAAGCGCTCGGGGCTGGCCGCGCGGATTGGCGAGGACCGGCTCTTTCCCACCGTGGGCGCGGCCGTTCGCGCCTACCTCGAATCGCGAGACGACGCGCGGACCGCCGTTGGCGGCGAGCCCGTCTCCTCGCCACAGGTGCACTGA
- a CDS encoding arylsulfatase, producing MATKPAKKKQPNILVIFGDDIGYWNLSAYNLGVMGYRTPNIDRLAKEGALFTDYYAQQSCTAGRAAFITGQCPFRTGLTKVGMPGAKVGLQPEDPTIADLVKPLGYMTGQFGKNHLGDRDEFLPTVHGFDEFFGNLYHLNAEEEPENVDYPKDPAFRQHFGPRGVLKSKADGKGGQTVQDTGPLTKKRMETVDEEFLGATLDFIDRAQKDQKPFFIWFNTTRMHIHTHLKKESQGKTGIGLFPDGMVEHDGHVGRLLDKLDQLGIADDTIVIYTTDNGAMTSMWPDGGVTPFRGEKDTNWEGAFRAPCVVRWPGVVKPGTQINELFSSEDWLPTLVSAAGEPDVVRKLLDGHDAGDKHFKVHMDGYDQTALLSGQSPESKREEFYYFGDDGELVAMRYKRFKLVFEEQNAKGIEVWSQPFTTRRVPLIFDLRADPLERSEDSVGYFSWMIDRAFVLVPAQAIVGRFLATFREFPSRQHPSSFSIDQVMATMENGAAPVH from the coding sequence ATGGCGACGAAGCCCGCGAAGAAGAAGCAGCCCAACATCCTGGTCATCTTCGGAGACGACATCGGCTACTGGAACCTCAGCGCCTACAACCTGGGCGTCATGGGCTATCGCACGCCGAACATCGACCGGCTGGCGAAGGAGGGCGCGCTCTTCACCGACTACTACGCCCAGCAGAGCTGTACCGCCGGCCGCGCGGCCTTCATCACCGGGCAGTGCCCCTTCCGCACCGGCCTCACCAAGGTCGGCATGCCGGGCGCGAAAGTGGGTCTCCAGCCGGAAGACCCGACCATCGCGGACCTGGTGAAGCCCCTGGGCTACATGACCGGCCAGTTCGGCAAGAACCACCTGGGCGACCGCGACGAGTTCCTGCCCACCGTGCACGGCTTCGATGAGTTCTTCGGCAACCTCTACCACCTCAACGCGGAGGAGGAGCCGGAGAACGTGGACTACCCCAAGGACCCCGCGTTCCGGCAGCACTTCGGTCCGCGCGGCGTGCTCAAGAGCAAGGCGGACGGCAAGGGTGGCCAGACCGTGCAGGACACCGGCCCGCTGACGAAGAAGCGCATGGAGACCGTGGACGAGGAGTTCCTCGGCGCGACCCTGGACTTCATCGACCGCGCCCAGAAGGACCAGAAGCCCTTCTTCATCTGGTTCAACACCACCCGCATGCACATCCACACGCACCTGAAGAAGGAGTCCCAGGGCAAGACGGGCATCGGGCTCTTCCCGGACGGCATGGTGGAGCACGACGGACACGTGGGGCGGCTGCTCGACAAGCTGGACCAGCTGGGCATCGCGGACGACACCATCGTCATCTACACCACCGACAACGGCGCGATGACGAGCATGTGGCCGGACGGCGGCGTGACTCCCTTCCGCGGAGAGAAGGACACCAACTGGGAGGGCGCGTTCCGGGCCCCGTGCGTCGTGCGCTGGCCCGGCGTCGTGAAGCCCGGCACGCAGATCAACGAGCTGTTCTCCTCCGAGGACTGGCTGCCCACGCTGGTCTCCGCCGCGGGCGAACCGGACGTCGTGCGGAAGCTGCTGGACGGCCATGACGCGGGCGACAAGCACTTCAAGGTGCACATGGACGGCTACGACCAGACAGCGCTGCTGTCCGGCCAGTCCCCGGAGTCCAAGCGAGAGGAATTCTACTACTTCGGCGACGACGGCGAGCTGGTCGCCATGCGCTACAAGCGATTCAAGCTCGTCTTCGAGGAGCAGAACGCCAAGGGCATCGAGGTGTGGTCGCAACCCTTCACCACCCGCCGCGTCCCGCTCATCTTCGACCTGCGCGCGGATCCGCTGGAGCGCTCCGAGGACTCCGTCGGCTACTTCTCCTGGATGATCGACCGTGCCTTCGTCCTGGTGCCCGCACAGGCGATTGTGGGCCGGTTCCTGGCCACCTTCCGGGAGTTCCCGTCGCGCCAGCACCCGTCCAGCTTCTCCATCGACCAGGTGATGGCGACGATGGAGAACGGCGCCGCCCCCGTCCACTGA
- the pyrF gene encoding orotidine-5'-phosphate decarboxylase — translation MTTPSFAQRFAKLADERSPFCLGLDPSRDVLARWNLPDTVQGLSDFCDRLADASGETLAVVKPQSAFFERHGPEGLVVLQRVLKRFRAAGTLTLLDVKRGDIGSTMDAYAESLFGKGSAYDVDAATFTAYLGLGALAKTVERARAHGACAFVVVRSSNPEGVPVQNAVGGDGRTVAQAVADGLRELNEKAGPGVLPAGAVMGATLPPADRDVVERLGGALLLTPGIGSQGAGFNDLPKLFSGRERQVLPTAARSVLEAGPDVAALKKALEAHQAPSRAFREGA, via the coding sequence ATGACGACCCCTTCCTTCGCACAGCGCTTCGCGAAGCTCGCCGATGAGCGCTCCCCCTTCTGTCTGGGCCTGGACCCGTCCCGCGACGTGCTCGCCCGCTGGAACCTGCCGGACACGGTGCAGGGCCTGTCCGACTTCTGCGACCGGCTGGCCGACGCGTCCGGAGAGACGCTCGCGGTGGTGAAACCCCAGAGCGCCTTCTTCGAGCGCCACGGCCCCGAAGGGCTCGTCGTGCTCCAGCGCGTGCTCAAGCGCTTCCGCGCCGCGGGCACCCTCACGCTGCTGGACGTGAAGCGCGGCGACATCGGGTCCACCATGGACGCCTACGCGGAATCACTGTTCGGCAAGGGCAGCGCCTACGACGTGGACGCCGCCACCTTCACCGCGTACCTGGGCCTGGGCGCGCTGGCGAAGACGGTGGAGCGCGCGCGGGCCCACGGGGCCTGCGCCTTCGTGGTGGTGCGTTCGTCCAACCCGGAGGGCGTGCCCGTGCAGAACGCCGTGGGCGGCGACGGCCGCACCGTGGCCCAGGCGGTGGCGGACGGCCTGCGCGAGCTGAACGAGAAGGCGGGCCCTGGCGTGCTGCCCGCGGGCGCGGTGATGGGCGCCACGCTGCCTCCGGCCGACCGCGACGTGGTGGAGCGGCTGGGCGGCGCGCTGCTGCTCACGCCGGGCATCGGCTCGCAGGGCGCGGGCTTCAACGACTTGCCCAAGCTCTTCTCCGGCCGCGAGCGGCAGGTGCTGCCCACCGCCGCGCGCTCCGTGCTGGAGGCCGGCCCGGACGTGGCCGCGCTGAAGAAGGCCCTGGAAGCACATCAGGCGCCCTCGCGTGCATTCCGCGAAGGCGCCTGA
- a CDS encoding response regulator transcription factor, whose amino-acid sequence MPWWNCILVVDDDLDLLRAYEEALNLDGHEVALARNGFEALRLLRQGLRPALILLDSMMPGMNAWSFRLRQLEDPALASIPVIVLYALDAGARAMNALGVDCFLEKPVDLDVLLGAVAAYVRPAGSSAHPPQ is encoded by the coding sequence ATGCCCTGGTGGAACTGCATCCTGGTGGTGGACGACGACCTGGACCTGCTCCGGGCCTACGAGGAGGCGCTAAATCTGGACGGGCACGAGGTGGCGCTGGCGCGCAACGGCTTCGAGGCGCTGCGCCTGCTGCGACAAGGCCTGCGCCCGGCGCTCATCCTGTTGGATTCGATGATGCCGGGGATGAACGCCTGGTCCTTCCGGCTGAGGCAGCTGGAGGACCCGGCGCTCGCCTCCATCCCGGTCATCGTCCTGTACGCGCTGGACGCGGGCGCCCGGGCGATGAACGCCCTGGGCGTGGACTGCTTCCTGGAGAAGCCGGTGGATCTGGACGTGCTGCTGGGCGCGGTGGCGGCCTATGTGAGGCCGGCCGGCTCCTCGGCCCATCCTCCCCAGTGA
- a CDS encoding bile acid:sodium symporter family protein: MDTLHAFIGLMISTFIIALGLSQGLSWRLADLGQGVRDPAFARGLGVCLVGVPLLAVIVVKVLPVAPIAAGVIALMAFCPGLPMALNVVSQQKGNLALALALSITLSLVAIVLMPLSLHLLERLFPLAIQSPPYSTLLGRVILPFLVPFVLGIGLQKVAPVWAHRLRKPVKLYFNFAVAVAALTLVVASFPLLKRLHVWVFIAMGVVTLGSTALGHIAGRPRPGDRTALAISAVFGNPAFAFCLGGSTYSMKSLLGVMGLYLLIRTVAMLPYLLWNQRHQASERGSGPSLPSGRRASAGT, encoded by the coding sequence ATGGACACCTTGCATGCCTTCATCGGGCTGATGATTTCGACCTTCATCATCGCGCTCGGATTGTCGCAGGGCCTGTCGTGGCGCCTGGCGGACCTGGGCCAGGGCGTGCGCGATCCAGCGTTCGCGCGCGGGCTGGGCGTGTGCCTCGTCGGTGTGCCCTTGCTGGCCGTCATCGTGGTGAAGGTGCTGCCCGTCGCCCCCATCGCGGCGGGTGTCATCGCGCTGATGGCGTTCTGCCCGGGGCTGCCCATGGCGCTCAACGTCGTGTCGCAGCAGAAGGGCAACCTGGCCCTGGCCCTGGCGCTGTCCATCACCCTGTCGCTCGTCGCCATCGTGCTGATGCCGCTGTCCCTGCACCTGCTGGAGCGGCTGTTCCCCCTGGCCATCCAATCGCCGCCGTACAGCACGCTCCTGGGCAGGGTCATCCTCCCGTTCCTCGTGCCCTTCGTGCTCGGCATCGGCCTCCAGAAGGTGGCGCCGGTCTGGGCGCACCGGCTGCGCAAGCCGGTGAAGCTCTACTTCAACTTCGCCGTGGCCGTGGCCGCGCTGACGCTGGTCGTGGCCAGCTTCCCGCTGTTGAAGCGCCTCCACGTCTGGGTGTTCATCGCGATGGGGGTGGTGACGCTGGGGTCCACGGCCCTGGGCCACATCGCCGGCCGGCCCAGGCCCGGGGACCGCACGGCGCTGGCCATCTCCGCCGTCTTCGGCAACCCCGCATTCGCCTTCTGCCTGGGCGGCAGCACCTATTCCATGAAGAGCCTGCTGGGTGTCATGGGGCTGTACCTCTTGATCCGCACCGTGGCCATGCTGCCGTACCTGCTCTGGAACCAGCGCCACCAGGCATCCGAGCGCGGCAGCGGGCCGTCACTGCCGTCAGGCAGGCGGGCCTCCGCGGGCACGTGA
- a CDS encoding HAD family hydrolase, with protein MRRRTWKGPACLPWALALLLAIPLQALAADPLPSWNDGPVKQSVIDFVTRATTEGGPGYIPPEERIATFDNDGTLWQEQPVVQGAFLLEQAKAAVKEDASLAKRQPFKAVLEGDVALLSSMEEPQLMELFAATYAGKTPDELTREARAFFQTARHPKLGVPYTQLAYAPMLELLQYLRAHGFQTWISSGGGTDFMRVVSEDTYGIPPQQVIGSDLKEKFDEGNGHPVLRREARLDHLNDKAGKPVGIEQHIGRRPVFAAGNVRSGGDIQMLQYTKEQPRPGFSLLINHDDAEREFAYQEKNGASLKAAREGGWTVVSMRQDWKRIFPEEGR; from the coding sequence TTGAGGCGACGCACGTGGAAGGGCCCGGCCTGCCTGCCGTGGGCGTTGGCGCTGCTGCTCGCCATTCCCCTCCAGGCACTGGCGGCGGATCCGCTGCCGTCCTGGAATGACGGCCCGGTGAAGCAGTCCGTCATCGACTTCGTCACCCGCGCCACCACCGAGGGCGGCCCCGGCTACATCCCTCCGGAGGAGCGCATCGCCACCTTCGACAACGACGGCACGCTCTGGCAGGAGCAGCCCGTCGTGCAGGGCGCCTTCCTGCTGGAGCAGGCCAAGGCGGCCGTGAAGGAGGACGCGTCGCTCGCGAAGCGGCAGCCCTTCAAGGCCGTGCTGGAAGGGGACGTGGCCCTGCTGTCCTCCATGGAAGAGCCCCAGTTGATGGAGTTGTTCGCCGCCACCTACGCGGGCAAGACGCCGGATGAGCTCACCCGCGAGGCCCGCGCCTTCTTCCAGACCGCGCGCCACCCGAAGCTGGGCGTGCCGTACACGCAGCTTGCCTACGCGCCCATGCTGGAGCTGCTCCAGTACCTGCGCGCCCATGGCTTCCAGACGTGGATCTCCTCGGGCGGAGGCACCGACTTCATGCGCGTCGTCTCCGAGGACACCTACGGCATCCCGCCCCAGCAGGTCATCGGCAGCGACCTCAAGGAGAAATTCGACGAAGGGAACGGCCACCCGGTGCTGCGGCGCGAGGCCCGCCTGGACCACCTCAACGACAAGGCCGGCAAGCCGGTGGGAATCGAGCAGCACATCGGGCGGCGGCCCGTGTTCGCGGCGGGCAATGTCCGGTCGGGCGGTGACATCCAGATGCTTCAGTACACGAAGGAGCAGCCGCGCCCTGGCTTCTCGTTGCTCATCAACCACGACGACGCGGAGCGCGAGTTCGCCTACCAGGAGAAGAACGGCGCGTCACTGAAGGCCGCGCGCGAGGGCGGCTGGACCGTGGTCAGCATGCGCCAGGACTGGAAGCGAATCTTCCCGGAGGAGGGACGGTGA
- a CDS encoding DUF2019 domain-containing protein, with translation MDTKTLVEQFARHVAAQGDCIRDGDSRKGNKHARKYGAALEALLSQGDAGREALSVLLKHPRADVRGMTASFLLRYRTKESKAVLEAIAAEGGLAAIGATLNLQRWAEGTWSLDPG, from the coding sequence ATGGATACCAAGACGCTCGTCGAACAGTTCGCGCGCCATGTTGCGGCACAAGGCGACTGCATCCGGGACGGTGACTCCAGGAAGGGCAACAAGCACGCCCGGAAGTACGGGGCTGCATTGGAGGCGCTGCTTTCGCAGGGAGACGCCGGACGGGAGGCGCTCTCGGTCCTGCTGAAGCATCCCCGTGCGGACGTGCGGGGCATGACAGCATCATTCCTGCTGCGTTACCGAACGAAGGAGTCGAAAGCGGTTCTGGAAGCCATCGCCGCGGAGGGTGGTCTGGCGGCCATTGGCGCCACCTTGAATCTCCAGCGCTGGGCCGAAGGCACCTGGTCGCTCGACCCGGGGTGA
- a CDS encoding CorA family divalent cation transporter, whose translation MDGFENAFALLLDGSGGARSLTLEETRSWRASDGMLWVHLPPDLPDLPRVLEAVFQLPPRVREPLLADMGRVRIEVLNENELVLLLLHPDPAPTNVSSPRQLRAWMTADRCVTVAPTNQRAIVAVREQLAHGQGPRGTDLFLAFATTALSTAALRTNELDDTLSGLETRFEERRDDSVDVPTALRRLRRTLVEQRRFVSLVRDAILRVSLLTVEWVRAQELELRQMAERAGGALKEMDALVERARILHEDVKARLDARSQRILYMLTIISGVFLPLSFITGLLGVNVGGIPGAQWRGSFLLLVLVLVVLAAAEWRALRRRELV comes from the coding sequence ATGGACGGGTTCGAGAACGCCTTCGCGCTGCTCCTGGATGGCAGCGGGGGTGCGCGCTCGCTCACCCTGGAGGAGACACGGAGCTGGCGGGCTTCGGATGGCATGCTCTGGGTCCACCTGCCTCCGGACCTGCCGGACCTTCCCCGCGTGCTGGAGGCCGTCTTCCAGTTGCCTCCCCGGGTGCGTGAACCGCTCCTGGCCGACATGGGCCGTGTGCGCATCGAGGTGCTCAACGAGAACGAGCTCGTCCTGCTCCTGCTGCATCCAGACCCCGCGCCCACGAACGTGTCGTCCCCGCGCCAGCTGCGCGCCTGGATGACGGCGGACCGCTGCGTCACCGTGGCGCCCACGAATCAGCGCGCCATCGTGGCCGTCCGTGAGCAGCTCGCCCATGGCCAGGGGCCTCGTGGCACGGACCTCTTCCTTGCCTTCGCTACCACCGCGCTCTCCACGGCCGCGCTCCGCACCAACGAACTGGACGACACGCTGTCGGGCCTGGAGACCCGCTTCGAGGAGCGCCGCGACGACTCCGTCGATGTGCCGACGGCCCTGCGCAGGCTGCGCCGCACCCTCGTGGAACAGCGCCGCTTCGTCTCACTGGTCCGCGACGCCATCCTGCGCGTCAGCCTGCTCACCGTGGAGTGGGTGCGCGCCCAGGAACTGGAGCTGCGCCAGATGGCCGAGCGGGCCGGCGGCGCCCTCAAGGAGATGGATGCCCTGGTGGAGCGCGCCCGCATCCTCCACGAGGACGTCAAGGCCCGGCTGGACGCCCGCAGCCAGCGCATCCTCTACATGCTCACCATCATCTCCGGCGTCTTCCTGCCCCTGTCCTTCATCACCGGCCTGCTGGGCGTCAACGTGGGCGGCATTCCCGGCGCGCAGTGGCGCGGCTCGTTCCTGCTGCTGGTGCTCGTGCTCGTCGTCCTCGCCGCCGCGGAGTGGCGCGCCCTGCGCCGCCGCGAACTCGTGTGA
- a CDS encoding SDR family NAD(P)-dependent oxidoreductase, with amino-acid sequence MAEMTYRTALVTGASSGLGRGLALWLAKHGVRVFATGRRLTHLQALSAEAQAAGCAVEPIVMDVSASEASQERIRAIDAECGGLDLVVANAGIGGPTHGKRMDWERTRSIIDTNVTGAAATLCAVLPQMVERRRGHIVGVSSLAGMRGLAGHAAYSASKAFLATFLESLRVDLKGTGVQVTCVYPGFVKSELTAKNTFPMPFLMETEDAVERMGRAIFTGAAEVSFPWQLATPMRFLKVMPNPLFDATARRLK; translated from the coding sequence ATGGCGGAGATGACCTACCGGACGGCGCTGGTGACTGGCGCCTCGAGCGGCCTGGGACGTGGACTGGCCCTGTGGCTGGCGAAGCACGGCGTGCGCGTCTTCGCGACGGGCCGGCGGCTGACGCACTTGCAGGCCCTCTCCGCGGAGGCCCAGGCCGCGGGCTGCGCGGTGGAGCCCATCGTCATGGACGTCAGCGCCTCGGAGGCCTCCCAGGAGCGCATCCGCGCCATCGACGCGGAGTGCGGCGGGCTGGACCTGGTGGTGGCCAACGCCGGCATCGGCGGGCCCACGCACGGCAAGCGCATGGACTGGGAGCGCACGCGCTCCATCATCGACACCAACGTCACCGGCGCCGCCGCCACGCTGTGCGCGGTGCTGCCGCAGATGGTCGAGCGCCGCCGGGGCCACATCGTCGGCGTGTCCAGCCTCGCGGGGATGCGGGGGCTCGCGGGCCACGCCGCCTACTCCGCGTCCAAAGCCTTCCTCGCCACGTTCCTGGAGAGCCTGCGCGTGGACCTCAAGGGCACCGGCGTCCAGGTGACGTGCGTCTACCCGGGCTTCGTGAAGAGCGAGCTCACCGCGAAGAACACCTTCCCCATGCCCTTCCTCATGGAAACCGAGGACGCGGTGGAGCGCATGGGCCGCGCCATCTTCACGGGCGCCGCGGAGGTGAGCTTCCCCTGGCAGCTGGCCACGCCCATGCGCTTCCTGAAGGTCATGCCCAATCCGCTGTTCGACGCCACCGCGCGCCGGTTGAAGTGA
- a CDS encoding AsmA family protein, which produces MTVSPSPDVQDAAPRGSRWRRVALWALVAVAVLEVAINVALNTGVTQAIMGRATDRTQLTWQRAWWLWPVGRLHLKGFTLTQQDSNVWWKVEVDALEAGMSLTGLLRKRVDVDGIDGHGASFHLEPSGVPEQPSDSNSKPWVIHLKDVTLHEVRELDFSRVRFVGALDVTGMLNLQSRERLQVDLPSVRVAEGFIEVDGKRVARLESLDSRARLDAPFQADKGYDLSKALGGQVKTRIDVMPLDWINDQLGASAPVSLRGGAGRVDLDVRMERNTLEPGSQLKASGEALDLRAGPVRARAPWSLQASMDEAPKGQPSGSLRLAFTPVHVSGPKGYDLDVPEVALTVKARRREGRPGLDLEPELRVAKSKPLDLRVLNPWLGQTLEIDAGHVTVRSEEPSKGAKARNALELRMDTDLVSGRMGPNKVLLRAEVEVDARHLSWDMTELGLSGTTLRLRDVSSNGNVPIRAWSGNFTLPRASLSLSPTVLKARFASQLTDTQPIVALITSSKKLPGFLTSLLNIPKVEVTGQVQIDERGLQLRELKAKGEGFSMEGHLDLVQGNITGALLTSLGVVTGGIELRPGGKHDLHLLKATEWFKSQPVPPFR; this is translated from the coding sequence ATGACCGTCTCCCCTTCCCCGGACGTGCAGGACGCAGCCCCTCGCGGCAGTCGCTGGCGCCGCGTCGCCCTGTGGGCCTTGGTGGCGGTGGCGGTGCTGGAGGTCGCCATCAACGTCGCGCTCAACACGGGCGTCACCCAGGCCATCATGGGCCGCGCGACGGACCGCACGCAGCTGACGTGGCAGCGCGCGTGGTGGCTGTGGCCCGTGGGCCGGCTCCACCTGAAGGGCTTCACGCTCACCCAGCAGGACTCCAACGTCTGGTGGAAGGTGGAGGTGGACGCGCTGGAGGCGGGCATGTCGCTCACGGGCCTGCTGCGCAAGCGCGTGGACGTGGACGGCATTGACGGACACGGCGCCAGCTTCCACCTGGAGCCGTCCGGCGTGCCCGAACAACCGTCCGACTCGAACAGCAAGCCCTGGGTCATCCACCTGAAGGACGTCACGTTGCATGAAGTGCGCGAGCTGGACTTCAGCCGCGTGCGCTTCGTGGGCGCGCTGGACGTCACCGGCATGCTGAACCTCCAGTCCCGCGAACGGCTCCAGGTGGACCTGCCGTCGGTTCGCGTGGCCGAGGGCTTCATCGAAGTGGACGGCAAGCGCGTGGCGCGGCTGGAGTCGCTCGACTCGCGCGCCCGGCTCGACGCGCCCTTCCAGGCCGACAAGGGCTACGATCTCTCCAAGGCCCTTGGCGGCCAGGTGAAGACGCGCATCGACGTGATGCCCCTGGACTGGATCAACGACCAGCTGGGCGCGAGCGCCCCCGTGTCGCTGCGCGGCGGCGCGGGACGGGTGGACCTGGACGTGCGCATGGAGCGCAACACGCTGGAGCCGGGCAGCCAGCTCAAGGCCTCCGGTGAAGCGCTGGACCTGCGAGCAGGCCCCGTCCGGGCCCGGGCTCCGTGGAGTCTCCAGGCGTCCATGGACGAGGCGCCGAAGGGACAGCCGTCAGGCTCGCTGCGACTGGCCTTCACGCCCGTGCACGTATCGGGCCCCAAGGGCTACGACCTGGACGTGCCAGAAGTCGCCCTCACCGTGAAGGCCCGGCGGCGTGAAGGTCGGCCCGGCCTGGACCTGGAGCCCGAGCTGCGCGTGGCCAAGAGCAAGCCCCTGGACCTGCGCGTGCTCAATCCCTGGCTGGGCCAGACGCTGGAAATCGACGCCGGCCACGTGACGGTGCGCAGCGAGGAGCCCTCCAAGGGCGCGAAGGCGCGCAACGCGCTGGAGCTGCGCATGGACACGGACCTCGTCTCCGGACGCATGGGGCCCAACAAGGTCCTGCTGCGCGCGGAGGTGGAGGTAGACGCGCGGCACCTGTCCTGGGACATGACGGAGCTGGGCCTGAGCGGGACGACGCTGCGGCTGAGAGACGTGTCCTCCAACGGCAACGTGCCCATCCGCGCCTGGAGCGGGAACTTCACCCTGCCGCGCGCCAGCCTCTCCCTGTCCCCCACGGTGCTGAAGGCGCGCTTCGCGAGCCAGCTCACCGACACGCAGCCCATCGTCGCGCTGATCACTTCGTCCAAGAAGCTGCCCGGCTTCCTCACGTCCCTGCTCAACATCCCCAAGGTGGAGGTGACAGGGCAGGTGCAAATTGACGAGCGCGGACTCCAGCTGCGTGAGCTGAAAGCGAAGGGCGAGGGCTTCTCGATGGAGGGCCACCTGGACCTCGTGCAGGGCAACATCACGGGCGCCCTGCTGACGTCGCTGGGCGTGGTGACGGGCGGCATCGAGCTGCGGCCCGGCGGCAAGCACGACTTGCACCTCTTGAAGGCGACAGAGTGGTTCAAGAGCCAGCCGGTTCCGCCGTTCCGCTGA